GATACACCGCCGGCATGACCTCGCGCCACTCATTCCGCGCGTAGTGCAGGTCGGAATGGCAGATGCCGCAGTAGAGGATCTCGATCTGCACATCCCGCTCGGTGGGATCGCGGCGAGGGATGGAGGACGCGGCGAGCGGCGAGGTCGCGCTGGCGGCGGCGAAGGCGGGGGTGGTGTACATGGGAGGCTCCGGTTCGGGGAAGCAAGGGCGGGTAGACAGCGTACGCGCGCCCGCGCGGACCGCACGCCGGTTACTGGCCCGGCTCGACGACGCTGATCGTATCCGCGTGGATCACGAGGACCGAACCATCCGACTGCGCGACCGTCCCGCGCACCACGACGGTCGCAAGCTCGCGCAGGCCGCCCTGCCCTTTCAACGAGGCGCGCAGCACGCCGCCGTCCGGGCCGTTCACCGCGATGGTCGCCGCGTGACGCGCGATGTCGGCCGGATCATCGCAGCAATAATCCCACGGGGTCTTGCAACCGTCGCCGGGCGTGTCGGAGCACGCGGGCATCGCGGCGTCGACGATCGTGAACATGGCCCGCCCCTCGACGAAAGGCGACACGCTGCCCCCGATCCGGCCGCGCACGAGGACCGTCTCGCCCTCGCGCGCCGCGGACTTCGCCTCGACCACCGACTTTGCGCCGTCGGTCGGCAGCGACGCGAACAACCCCGCGGGCGCCGACGCGACCGGCGCAGACGGCACGCCGCTCTCCGAAGGGGACGATCGCTCGCACCCCGCCGCCAACCCCAGAGACCCAAGCAGCGAAACGACCAGAACCGTGTGCTTCATCATCGCATCAATCCTCTCATGCCAAGGGGAAACGAATCAAACCGATTTCAACGCGACAGGGATAGGGAGCCGAAAGCACTGCGCCGCGGGCGGCATCGCTCCCACCAGGCCCAGCGCCACCCCGGCGCACAGCCCCAGCGCGAGCACGCCCGCGTCCACTACCAGCCCGAAAACGCCCATCGAGAACCGCACCGCCACCCCGTCGAGCAGCAACGCCGCGAGGGCGCACGCCAGCAGCGCGCCGATCATCGTCGCCAGCAGCGACTCCTGCGTCAGACTCAGCGCGATCGTGCGCCGACGGAACCCCAGCGCCTGCAGCATCCCGATCTCTCGCACGCGCGACGCGAACGCGGCGTGCATCGTGTTGAGCCCCCCGAACACGCCGCCGATCGCGATCAGCCCGGCCGTCACCCACGCGACCACGCGTATCGGGCCGAAGAACTCGGAGAGCCCTGCGTAGTACGCACGCTCGGGCAGTGCGCTCACGCGCAGGTCGAGCCGCGTCCGCGCGAACGCCTCGACATCGGCGAACTCGGCTCGCTCCGGATCGATCGTGACCACGACCACGGAGTCGCTCTCACGCCTGGTCGCTTCCTTCAGGTCGTTGAGCGGGGCCCACACCTCAGACTCGGCAACGGTCCCGGGCGCGACGAACCGCCCGACGACGGTCCACTCCCGCGCGTCGATCCGCACCGAAGACCCGACGCCCAGCAATGAGCCCGCAACCCCGAGCTTGTCCGACGCGCGAACCCCGACCATCACCTCGTCGACGCCAGGCCGGGGAAAGCGACCCTCGACGATCTGCACCCTGTCGTGCACCAGCATCGCAGCTGG
This Phycisphaeraceae bacterium DNA region includes the following protein-coding sequences:
- a CDS encoding ABC transporter permease; this translates as MKVLPLEYAVRNLARSRQRMSLAVLGSTLVVLLVLTAASFVRGMTSALAASGGEHNVMLVGTGSEDSIERSEIPSNTAGIVGSTIRGIREHAGAAFVSPEVHLQLPLRVGESSGGSLVFVRGVTPAAMLVHDRVQIVEGRFPRPGVDEVMVGVRASDKLGVAGSLLGVGSSVRIDAREWTVVGRFVAPGTVAESEVWAPLNDLKEATRRESDSVVVVTIDPERAEFADVEAFARTRLDLRVSALPERAYYAGLSEFFGPIRVVAWVTAGLIAIGGVFGGLNTMHAAFASRVREIGMLQALGFRRRTIALSLTQESLLATMIGALLACALAALLLDGVAVRFSMGVFGLVVDAGVLALGLCAGVALGLVGAMPPAAQCFRLPIPVALKSV